The Hydrotalea sp. genomic interval GTGTGGCGCCCAGCCCAAAAACACGACGTAGCCGTCTTTGTTTTTTTCGACTTGGGTCAACATGCCGGCTTCGGACGATTCAACAACGGTGAAGCCTTGAATATTGTGTTTTTTAAAGGCCGCACGGAAATGGTCATTCCCTTCGTTACCGGGTTCGATACCATAGACTTTGTTGTCCAATTGTTTTGCAAATTTGGGCAAGTCTTTGATATGTTTCAAACCGGCATTGTAAGCCGTTTCGGTGGTCGCGAAGGTGTATTTGGCACCTTCAACATTGTTGCGCACGACTTCAACTTTTTTGTCTTTGACAAATTGGTTATAGAGACCGTCAGCCGCGGGCGACCAATAATCCAAGAACACATCAAGGTCCGATGTCGAAAGTGCTTTCGCAATGACGGGCGAACCCAAGTTCTTGATGTCGGGTTTGTAACCAAGGGCATTGCCGACGGTTAAAAACGTCAAGGCATTGATGGCGGTGTTATCCGACCAACCAACGTCACCGACGCGCACTTTGCCGCAAGAGGCTTGGTCAGCCGCCTTCGCCGGTGTGCTGACACTTAATAAGGTCAAGCCAACCGCAACAGACGCGCCAAGCAGTAGTAGTTTTTTCATTTTTTTTCCCTTCAGAAATTGTAATGAATAATAAAAAGTAGAAGCCGTTCCCGCCATTATTTACAATAATGCCGAAAACCCCTCCACCGGTTTAGGTATTTATTGTCTACCTTTTGAAAAAATCTGTCAAGAGGTGAATTTTATACCCCGACAACAAAAATTATGGCTTATATTTTGTAATATTTATTTTATATTTTTATCACTGGCTGTATCATGGTTTTAAGCCACGTCAGCAACAAATCAACCGCCACGGCATTTTTAATCGGGTTGGCGGCAACAGAATCAACCGCCGCGCCATCGCCATGACCATCGCCATCACTCGTGGTTTTTAATTGGTTGATGCCGGATTCGACCTGCGCCAGCCAATCGTTGATTTCCCGCCGCGCCGCGCTTAACCCCTGCAGGGCGATGGTGGTGGATTTGCCCGCCGCCCTGTCCTTGCCGGTTTGTTTGCCCATCGCACCCGCGGTGGCGACCTCGTCCATCATGTCATCGACCGCTTGGTAAAGCAAACCAACCTGCCGCGCCACACCATGCCATAATGTCGCGGTATGATTATCGGGCGGCGTGATTAACAACGGCGCGGTCAGGCATAATTCAATCAACGCGCCGGTTTTTTGCGCCTTTAACCGCTTGGCATCATCGATGGTGGTTGCGCCAACAATATCGCGCCATTGGCCCGACACCATACCGCCAAAACCGGCGGCGCGCGCCAAATGCAACAACAGGGTATTTTTATCGGCGGGCGCGGTTGCGCCATCCATCGCCAACAATTCAAAAGCCAACCCCTGCAACAGGTCACCGACCAATATGGCGAAGGCCTCGTTATCCTTCGCCGACAGGTCGCCCAAAAACGCGCGATGCAGGGTCGGCTTGCCACGGCGCATGGCGTCGTTATCCATCGCCGGCAAATCATCATGCACCAACGAATAACCATGGATGAGTTCGATGCTAAGGGCCAAGTGATAAAATTTATTTAACGGTTGCCCCATGGCCGCCGCCGCCAAAAACAAAAACCACGGGCGCAATCGCTTGGCCGGGTTTTTGCCGCCATCGTTCAGCAGGGCGTAACGCGCGCCACTTAATAACGATGGTTTTTTACCATGCGACCAGGGTTGCTCTTTCGATTGTTGTTGTTCCAAAAAAGCAAAAAAATGATTCAGTGCCTGCTCAACCCATGTGGCCACAACCGCCTGCGACGCGGCGACATCACCCGCCAACAATTCATCAAG includes:
- a CDS encoding glycine betaine ABC transporter substrate-binding protein, which encodes MTFLTVGNALGYKPDIKNLGSPVIAKALSTSDLDVFLDYWSPAADGLYNQFVKDKKVEVVRNNVEGAKYTFATTETAYNAGLKHIKDLPKFAKQLDNKVYGIEPGNEGNDHFRAAFKKHNIQGFTVVESSEAGMLTQVEKNKDGYVVFLGWAPHWMGFLYKMKYLDGGDEWFGKGGGLTNIKTVVRSGLKADCPNFYKYLKNVKFTLPMENEVMFKIGKEKKDPKTAATEYLKAHPDVLTAWLAGVTTANGGDAVAAVKKSLGM
- a CDS encoding polyprenyl synthetase family protein — translated: MTDVEFDFPPIAATLSLDELLAGDVAASQAVVATWVEQALNHFFAFLEQQQSKEQPWSHGKKPSLLSGARYALLNDGGKNPAKRLRPWFLFLAAAAMGQPLNKFYHLALSIELIHGYSLVHDDLPAMDNDAMRRGKPTLHRAFLGDLSAKDNEAFAILVGDLLQGLAFELLAMDGATAPADKNTLLLHLARAAGFGGMVSGQWRDIVGATTIDDAKRLKAQKTGALIELCLTAPLLITPPDNHTATLWHGVARQVGLLYQAVDDMMDEVATAGAMGKQTGKDRAAGKSTTIALQGLSAARREINDWLAQVESGINQLKTTSDGDGHGDGAAVDSVAANPIKNAVAVDLLLTWLKTMIQPVIKI